A section of the Amblyomma americanum isolate KBUSLIRL-KWMA chromosome 2, ASM5285725v1, whole genome shotgun sequence genome encodes:
- the LOC144118610 gene encoding uncharacterized protein LOC144118610 — protein sequence MRITLLLVFLSTAALAAALPTPSNKVSKRCFQFPSTKVCIWTTDTPGDDEDSDSSDVALENKDEDDDDADNAREDDDDDDDADDDDDDDGDDDNGHKDHDDDDDDNDDDDDDDYDDADDDDDDDDDDEDDEKHGDDDDDDDDEKAHDRTSAFKASSTATDVTPQPVSEATTAFQDLNASEGSSAASTPSSI from the exons ATGCGCATCACACTTCTACTTGTCTTCCTATCAACGGCAGCGCTGGCAGCAG cacTGCCAACTCCTTCAAACAAAGTCTCCAAGCGCTGCTTCCAG TTTCCTTCGACCAAGGTTTGCATCTGGACCACGGACACACCAGGAGACGATGAAGACAGTGACAGCTCCGACGTAGCGCTAGAGAACAaagatgaagatgacgatgacgcAGACAACGCCAGAGaagacgatgatgacgatgatgatgccgacgatgacgatgatgatgatggcgacgaCGACAATGGCCACAAGGACCAcgatgacgacgatgacgacaatgatgacgacgatgacgatgacTATGACGACgccgatgacgatgatgacgacgatgacgacgacgaggacGACGAGAAGCATGGcgacgatgacgacgatgatgacgacGAGAAAGCACATGACCGTACTTCCGCTTTCAAAGCTTCCTCGACAGCGACCGATGTTACCCCACAGCCAGTCTCGGAAGCCACCACCGCATTCCAGGACTTAAATGCAAGCGAAGGCAGCTCCGCTGCGAGCACACCCTCCAGCATATAA